One window of Bacillus alkalicellulosilyticus genomic DNA carries:
- the hepT gene encoding heptaprenyl diphosphate synthase component II codes for MNLSEIYLQLQNDINIIETSLEQTIRAENEVLRQASTDLLKAGGKRIRPVFVLLSGKFGHYDINVLKHIAVPLELIHMASLVHDDVIDDADLRRGKKTVKSQWDNRIAMYTGDYIFGKAIEQASFFDNQAMHRILSFAMKEMCVGEVEQIRDQFNWDQNLKQYLRRIKRKTALLIAISCELGAIASGAPKSIQRHLYYFGYYVGMSFQIIDDVLDFIGTEKQLGKPAGGDLLQGNITLPALYTLNEDPEFKDLIVNALHDPFTAVDLSKFIKKVSDSGGIEYALAMSDRYLQKAHRVLEKLPDNEAKVYLSQIATYIGRREF; via the coding sequence ATAAATATAATCGAAACTTCTCTTGAGCAAACCATTAGAGCTGAAAATGAAGTACTGCGTCAAGCGTCAACTGATTTGTTGAAAGCCGGTGGTAAGCGTATCAGGCCTGTATTTGTGTTGCTTTCAGGTAAATTTGGTCACTATGATATTAATGTGTTAAAACATATAGCGGTTCCACTAGAATTAATTCATATGGCTTCTTTGGTTCATGATGATGTGATTGATGATGCGGACTTGCGTAGAGGAAAGAAAACGGTTAAATCACAATGGGATAACCGCATTGCCATGTATACGGGGGATTATATTTTTGGTAAAGCGATAGAACAAGCAAGTTTTTTTGATAATCAAGCTATGCATCGCATCCTCTCTTTTGCAATGAAAGAAATGTGTGTCGGAGAAGTGGAACAAATCCGTGACCAGTTTAACTGGGACCAAAATCTGAAACAATACTTACGAAGAATTAAAAGAAAAACGGCACTGCTTATTGCGATTAGCTGTGAGCTTGGAGCGATAGCCTCTGGAGCACCTAAATCGATTCAACGCCATCTATACTACTTTGGGTATTATGTAGGGATGAGTTTTCAAATTATCGATGATGTACTTGATTTTATTGGGACAGAGAAACAGCTTGGCAAACCAGCTGGTGGTGACCTGTTACAAGGGAATATAACTTTGCCTGCTTTATATACACTAAATGAGGACCCTGAATTCAAAGACTTAATCGTAAATGCATTACATGACCCGTTTACCGCAGTAGACCTATCGAAATTCATTAAGAAGGTATCTGATTCTGGTGGGATTGAGTATGCTCTTGCGATGAGTGATAGGTATTTACAAAAAGCTCATCGGGTATTAGAAAAACTACCTGATAACGAAGCTAAAGTATACTTATCACAGATTGCTACGTATATTGGTAGAAGAGAATTTTAA
- the ndk gene encoding nucleoside-diphosphate kinase: protein MEQTFLMIKPDGVQRNLVGEIITRFEKKGFTLVGAKFMQISEELAQKHYAEHTGKPFFPSLVEFITSGPVMAMVWQGDNVIASARTMMGKTNPQEATPGTIRGDYGMVMSRNIIHGSDSPESAKREVALFFSKAELVTYDKTITKWLS, encoded by the coding sequence ATGGAACAAACTTTTTTAATGATTAAGCCGGACGGTGTTCAACGTAATTTGGTCGGAGAAATAATTACTCGGTTTGAAAAAAAGGGATTTACTCTCGTTGGCGCAAAATTTATGCAAATTTCTGAGGAATTAGCTCAAAAGCACTACGCTGAGCATACAGGAAAGCCTTTCTTTCCTAGTCTTGTCGAGTTCATCACGTCGGGTCCTGTAATGGCTATGGTATGGCAAGGAGATAACGTTATCGCATCTGCACGAACCATGATGGGTAAAACGAATCCGCAAGAAGCGACTCCAGGAACGATTCGTGGTGATTATGGGATGGTAATGTCTCGAAATATTATACACGGTTCAGATTCTCCTGAAAGTGCAAAAAGAGAAGTTGCATTGTTTTTTTCAAAAGCTGAGTTAGTTACATATGATAAAACGATAACAAAATGGTTATCTTAA
- a CDS encoding CheR family methyltransferase has protein sequence MNCDYSFFVDSIRKKTGIDLSLYKEGQMKRRLISLREKRGHATFTSFYEAISNDSKLFDEFLDKMTINVSEFFRNPNRWEVLQAKILPRLLKANPKLKIWSAACSTGEEPYSLAITSKQLVDDSKVSILATDIDKAILERAKNGFYTDRSLKEVPAPFLSTYFTSEGAGYRINDEIKKMITFKQQNLLADRFDTGYDLIVCRNVMIYFTEEAKDTLYHKFSDALKPGGVLFVGSTEQIFNPGRYGFDAEDTFFYRKK, from the coding sequence ATGAATTGTGATTATAGTTTTTTTGTAGATTCGATAAGAAAAAAGACAGGGATTGATTTATCCTTATATAAAGAAGGACAAATGAAACGAAGATTAATCTCATTAAGAGAGAAGAGAGGACACGCTACTTTTACTAGCTTCTATGAGGCAATTTCCAATGACAGTAAACTGTTTGATGAATTCCTCGATAAAATGACTATTAACGTGTCAGAGTTTTTTCGCAATCCAAATCGCTGGGAAGTATTACAAGCTAAAATTCTTCCTAGACTATTAAAAGCCAATCCGAAATTAAAGATATGGAGCGCAGCTTGTTCTACAGGAGAAGAACCTTATTCCTTAGCTATTACATCAAAGCAACTTGTAGATGATTCAAAAGTCTCCATTCTTGCTACTGATATTGATAAAGCAATCTTAGAAAGAGCAAAGAACGGTTTTTATACGGATAGGTCTTTAAAAGAGGTCCCTGCACCATTTTTGTCAACGTATTTTACAAGTGAAGGAGCAGGGTATCGCATAAATGATGAAATAAAAAAGATGATTACGTTCAAACAACAGAATCTGTTGGCGGATCGTTTTGATACGGGATATGACCTTATCGTTTGTAGAAATGTGATGATTTATTTTACTGAGGAAGCAAAAGATACCCTCTATCATAAGTTTTCAGACGCATTAAAACCGGGTGGAGTCTTATTTGTTGGAAGCACAGAGCAAATCTTTAATCCAGGGCGCTATGGGTTTGATGCAGAAGATACGTTTTTTTACCGAAAAAAATAA
- the aroC gene encoding chorismate synthase, whose protein sequence is MRYLTAGESHGPQLTALLEGVPAHLELLAEDIDTELQRRQGGYGRGRRMQIEKDRVQFTSGVRHGKTTGAPIALVVENNDWKNWTKIMGADPISEEEQQEMKRVITRPRPGHADLNGAIKYGHRDMRNILERSSARETTVRVAAGAVAKKILRSLGIEVGGHVLEIGGVKAENVSYQSMEDLQSRSEASQVRCLDEEAGQKMIEAIDAAKKDGDSIGGIVEVVIEGAPIGLGSYVQYDRKLDAKLAAAVMSINAFKGVEIGIGFEAASRPGSEVHDEILWDEEKGYTRKTNNLGGFEGGMTNGMPIVVRGVMKPIPTLYKPLNSVDIETKETFAASIERSDACAVPAASVVAEAVVAWEIANAILEKFGSDRMDEIKENIDRHNEQARLF, encoded by the coding sequence ATGAGATACTTAACAGCGGGTGAATCACACGGTCCCCAGCTTACAGCATTACTTGAAGGGGTTCCTGCGCACTTAGAATTACTAGCAGAGGATATTGATACAGAATTACAACGTAGACAAGGTGGATACGGTCGGGGACGTCGTATGCAAATTGAAAAAGATAGAGTTCAGTTTACAAGTGGTGTTCGCCACGGTAAGACAACGGGAGCACCAATTGCTCTTGTAGTTGAAAATAATGATTGGAAGAACTGGACAAAGATTATGGGTGCTGATCCGATTTCAGAAGAAGAGCAACAAGAAATGAAGCGTGTGATCACACGACCACGTCCAGGACACGCAGATTTAAATGGTGCGATTAAATATGGTCACCGCGATATGAGAAATATACTTGAACGTTCATCTGCACGTGAAACGACAGTACGTGTAGCAGCGGGTGCAGTGGCAAAAAAAATCCTTCGTTCACTTGGAATCGAAGTTGGAGGCCATGTACTTGAGATTGGTGGAGTGAAAGCTGAAAATGTAAGCTATCAGTCGATGGAAGACTTACAATCACGGTCAGAAGCATCACAAGTACGCTGTCTTGATGAAGAAGCAGGACAAAAGATGATTGAAGCGATCGATGCTGCCAAAAAAGATGGAGACTCTATCGGTGGAATTGTTGAAGTAGTTATTGAAGGAGCTCCGATTGGGTTAGGATCATATGTACAATATGATAGAAAGCTTGATGCAAAACTAGCTGCCGCTGTGATGAGTATCAATGCCTTTAAAGGTGTTGAAATCGGTATTGGGTTTGAGGCAGCAAGTCGTCCAGGAAGTGAAGTTCACGATGAGATTCTATGGGATGAAGAAAAAGGCTACACTCGAAAAACAAATAATTTAGGTGGATTTGAAGGCGGAATGACAAATGGAATGCCGATTGTTGTTCGTGGGGTAATGAAACCAATTCCGACGTTATATAAACCTTTGAATAGTGTTGATATTGAAACGAAAGAAACATTTGCAGCAAGTATTGAGCGTTCAGATGCTTGTGCTGTTCCTGCAGCGAGTGTTGTAGCAGAAGCTGTAGTCGCTTGGGAAATTGCGAATGCGATTCTTGAAAAATTTGGTAGCGATAGAATGGATGAAATTAAAGAGAACATTGATAGACATAATGAACAGGCGAGGTTGTTTTAA
- the aroB gene encoding 3-dehydroquinate synthase, translated as MTELTISTKSKTYPVVIEAGIRHRIGSFLTDHLKLKVSSILIITDDTVANLYLSDVHQSVKNIAPVVHFIIPSGEQSKSFQAFYDIQTVALENGLDRHSLIIALGGGVVGDLAGFVAATYMRGIPFIQVPTTLLAHDSSVGGKVAINHPVGKNMIGAFHQPEAVLYDIDTLQSLPEHEWRSGFAEVMKHSLIWDYEFYRWLQDQIESFSVINGELAEQLLERSIGVKAAVVAEDEKETGMRAFLNFGHTLGHAIEAKLGYGKMTHGEAVVIGMVFALKLSQHVNDVQLPISEITDWFRQYGYATAIPANLSVEELVEAMKMDKKTQHGVIRMVLLQSVGEAKVVSIAEEILVDLLHAEMRGE; from the coding sequence ATGACCGAATTAACGATATCAACCAAGTCGAAAACCTATCCGGTCGTGATTGAAGCTGGAATTCGTCATCGGATTGGTTCGTTTCTTACAGACCACCTAAAGTTAAAGGTATCGTCGATTTTAATTATCACCGACGATACCGTCGCCAACTTATACTTATCAGATGTTCATCAAAGTGTGAAAAATATCGCACCAGTTGTTCATTTTATTATTCCAAGTGGTGAACAATCAAAGTCGTTTCAAGCCTTTTATGATATACAAACTGTTGCCCTTGAAAATGGTCTTGACCGTCATTCTTTAATCATTGCTCTTGGTGGAGGAGTGGTAGGAGACCTTGCAGGATTTGTAGCAGCTACATATATGAGAGGAATTCCATTTATTCAAGTACCAACGACATTGCTTGCTCATGATAGTAGTGTAGGTGGAAAGGTAGCGATTAATCATCCTGTCGGGAAAAATATGATCGGTGCTTTTCACCAGCCTGAAGCTGTTCTTTACGACATTGATACCCTACAGAGCCTACCTGAGCATGAATGGCGTTCTGGATTTGCTGAAGTGATGAAACATTCTCTTATTTGGGATTATGAATTCTATCGTTGGTTACAAGACCAAATTGAATCGTTTTCTGTTATAAACGGTGAACTAGCGGAACAACTGTTGGAGCGCTCAATTGGTGTGAAAGCCGCGGTTGTGGCTGAAGATGAAAAAGAAACAGGGATGAGAGCATTTTTAAACTTTGGTCATACGTTAGGGCATGCAATTGAAGCTAAGCTCGGCTATGGAAAAATGACGCACGGAGAAGCAGTTGTCATTGGAATGGTGTTTGCACTAAAGCTTAGCCAACACGTGAATGATGTTCAACTACCAATCTCTGAAATAACTGACTGGTTTAGACAATATGGATATGCTACGGCTATACCGGCAAATCTTTCAGTAGAAGAACTAGTGGAAGCTATGAAAATGGATAAAAAGACTCAGCATGGAGTCATTCGAATGGTGTTACTACAAAGTGTGGGAGAGGCCAAAGTAGTATCTATTGCGGAAGAGATACTCGTTGACCTGTTGCATGCTGAAATGAGAGGGGAATAA
- the aroH gene encoding chorismate mutase translates to MIRGIRGAITVPKDDEGLILAATEKLVLEIISQNNLQAEDVAHALITVTHDLHSTFPAKVLRNIEGWRYVPVMCSLEIPVPNSLEKCIRILLTVNTTKGQEDISHVYLENATILRPDLQLTEESKSS, encoded by the coding sequence ATGATTCGAGGAATCCGTGGAGCAATTACAGTACCAAAAGACGATGAAGGTTTGATTTTAGCGGCTACTGAGAAGTTAGTTCTAGAAATCATATCGCAAAACAATCTACAAGCAGAAGATGTTGCACATGCGCTAATTACAGTGACGCATGATTTACATTCAACATTTCCAGCAAAAGTGTTACGCAATATAGAGGGCTGGCGATACGTACCTGTGATGTGTTCGCTTGAAATCCCTGTTCCTAATAGTCTTGAAAAATGTATTCGGATTTTACTGACAGTCAATACTACTAAAGGTCAAGAAGACATTTCACATGTCTATTTAGAAAATGCGACTATTTTACGACCAGATTTACAATTGACAGAAGAATCAAAATCGAGTTAA
- the trpE gene encoding anthranilate synthase component I — protein sequence MIITSKSSFATDSTSYQTIPVVGHFFADTVTPIQLFQQLQAEATFLLESKDEQSPWSRFSFIGLNPFLYLTEQNGTYSVSDKEGKELFQEPDFQSAFEKTLAHVNVKPIDVPIPFRGGAVGYIAYDAVETFEPVLSTEGNGEEKIHFVFCETIIAYDHIKKELYIVNHASAGSTAEENDAIYQAAVQKVNRLVEKITEMKQDHKLFGPPQISDDVSFDEIISNYEKDKFLADVEKIKEYIRAGDIFQAVLSQRFERSITVEALDIYRVLRMINPSPYLFYVKVNGYEIVGSSPERLVQIQDGHVEIHPIAGTRPRGKTQKEDAELAEDLLADEKERAEHYMLVDLARNDIGRVAKYGSVETPVLLEIGKFSHVMHIISKVTGKLAPTVHPLEALTSSFPAGTVSGAPKIRAMEILHEIEPTKRGIYAGAIAYLGFDGNIDSCIAIRTMVIKDKKVYVQAGAGVVADSVPEKEWEETRNKAKALIKAIEVAEAMFGKNEEAIRNV from the coding sequence ATGATAATAACTTCGAAATCTTCATTTGCAACTGATAGCACTTCCTATCAAACGATCCCTGTTGTCGGACATTTTTTCGCTGATACAGTGACTCCCATTCAATTATTTCAACAGCTTCAAGCAGAGGCGACGTTTCTATTAGAAAGTAAAGATGAGCAATCGCCATGGTCTCGTTTTTCATTTATAGGATTAAATCCATTTTTATATTTAACAGAGCAAAACGGAACATACAGTGTCAGTGATAAAGAAGGGAAAGAACTTTTTCAAGAGCCTGACTTTCAATCTGCTTTTGAAAAGACGTTAGCTCATGTCAATGTGAAACCAATTGATGTACCGATTCCTTTTCGCGGTGGGGCAGTAGGTTATATTGCTTATGATGCAGTAGAGACATTTGAGCCTGTTCTTTCTACAGAAGGCAATGGAGAAGAAAAAATTCACTTTGTGTTTTGTGAAACGATTATCGCATATGACCATATTAAAAAAGAACTTTACATCGTAAACCATGCTTCAGCAGGCAGTACAGCTGAAGAAAATGATGCCATATATCAAGCTGCTGTTCAAAAAGTGAATCGACTTGTTGAGAAAATTACGGAAATGAAGCAGGACCATAAACTATTTGGACCTCCACAAATTAGTGATGATGTAAGCTTTGATGAAATCATCTCAAACTATGAGAAAGATAAGTTTCTTGCAGATGTTGAAAAGATAAAAGAATACATTCGTGCAGGTGATATATTCCAAGCCGTTTTATCACAGCGCTTTGAGAGAAGCATCACGGTTGAAGCCCTTGATATTTACCGTGTGTTACGAATGATTAACCCATCTCCTTATCTTTTTTATGTGAAAGTAAATGGCTATGAAATTGTTGGAAGTTCTCCGGAACGACTTGTGCAGATTCAAGACGGCCATGTGGAGATTCATCCGATTGCGGGAACAAGACCACGTGGTAAAACGCAAAAGGAAGATGCTGAACTGGCTGAAGACTTGTTAGCTGATGAAAAAGAAAGAGCAGAGCATTACATGCTTGTCGACCTAGCCAGAAATGATATCGGACGTGTAGCGAAATACGGCTCTGTTGAGACACCCGTTTTATTAGAGATTGGGAAGTTCTCTCATGTCATGCACATTATTTCAAAAGTAACTGGAAAGCTAGCGCCAACTGTCCATCCTCTTGAAGCACTTACCTCATCGTTTCCTGCGGGTACAGTTTCAGGTGCACCTAAAATTAGAGCGATGGAAATATTACATGAAATTGAACCGACAAAACGCGGAATTTATGCAGGTGCGATTGCGTATTTAGGCTTTGATGGAAATATTGATTCATGTATTGCAATTCGTACAATGGTCATAAAAGATAAAAAGGTATATGTGCAAGCTGGCGCAGGGGTAGTTGCTGATTCAGTTCCAGAAAAAGAATGGGAAGAAACTCGTAATAAAGCAAAGGCTTTGATTAAAGCGATTGAAGTAGCGGAAGCCATGTTTGGGAAAAACGAGGAGGCGATTCGAAATGTTTAA
- the trpD gene encoding anthranilate phosphoribosyltransferase — MFKEMLGKCVQGYTMTEEEAKSMMDQIMNNEATPSQIASLLSIMRFRGETVEEMVGFATSMKEHAIQIPHHVTDVIDTCGTGGDSCDTFNISTATAIALSGLGVSVAKHGNRAVSSKSGSADVLETMGVSIQTSPEEAAEALATHQMCFLFAPRYHVAMKHAVAPRKEIGFRTIFNLLGPLTNPANANAQLIGVYDTTFAEKMAKTLGRIGAKRAMFVTGGEGLDELSISTHTDVVELNEGTITRYTITPEEVGLTRGPLEDIQVSTTEESADLIEAIFKGEANQTATNVVLLNAGAALYISGKAASIKEGVIVAKAGLQSGKVYTQYKRLLEANQGAADHA; from the coding sequence ATGTTTAAGGAAATGTTGGGGAAATGTGTGCAAGGCTATACAATGACTGAAGAGGAAGCTAAAAGCATGATGGATCAAATCATGAACAATGAAGCGACTCCTAGTCAAATTGCTAGTTTACTTTCGATCATGCGTTTTCGTGGTGAAACAGTTGAAGAGATGGTAGGTTTTGCTACGTCAATGAAAGAACATGCGATTCAGATTCCTCATCATGTCACAGATGTGATTGATACATGTGGGACTGGGGGAGACAGCTGTGACACGTTCAACATCTCTACTGCAACAGCAATTGCTTTGTCAGGATTAGGCGTGTCCGTAGCCAAACATGGGAACAGAGCGGTTTCTTCGAAAAGTGGAAGTGCAGATGTTCTTGAGACCATGGGAGTTTCTATTCAAACCTCGCCAGAAGAGGCAGCAGAAGCACTTGCTACTCATCAAATGTGCTTTTTATTTGCTCCAAGATATCATGTGGCGATGAAGCATGCTGTGGCACCACGAAAGGAAATCGGCTTTCGGACGATTTTTAATCTACTAGGGCCTTTAACAAATCCCGCCAATGCCAATGCGCAGTTAATTGGTGTCTATGATACGACTTTTGCTGAAAAAATGGCAAAAACGCTTGGACGAATTGGTGCAAAACGGGCGATGTTTGTTACTGGTGGTGAAGGATTAGATGAATTATCAATTTCCACACACACAGATGTTGTTGAATTGAATGAGGGGACAATTACTCGTTATACAATTACACCAGAAGAAGTCGGCTTAACACGAGGGCCTTTAGAGGATATTCAAGTTAGTACAACAGAAGAAAGTGCTGATTTAATTGAGGCTATTTTTAAAGGGGAAGCGAATCAGACGGCAACCAATGTCGTTCTCTTAAATGCTGGAGCCGCTCTTTACATAAGCGGAAAAGCAGCATCAATCAAAGAAGGCGTCATAGTAGCTAAAGCTGGATTACAATCTGGCAAAGTGTATACTCAATATAAACGATTACTAGAGGCGAATCAGGGGGCAGCAGATCATGCTTAG
- the trpC gene encoding indole-3-glycerol phosphate synthase TrpC — MLSQIIDTKLDEIETLELPPAIKVERKSLAASLRNSNRQLGLIAEVKKASPSKGIIKEDFHPVDIAKGYENGGADAISVLTDQKYFKGHRDYLTAIKQTVNLPILRKDFIISELQIEESVRIGADAILLIAAVFEPERLKELYNLAYEKGLECLVEVHSEEELTELLVHFTPEIIGVNNRNLKTFETSLEQTEIISKLIPEGSLFISESGIHTPADAAQVQKAGANGVLVGESLMRAESPEIGIRNLLGDDRNGTAS, encoded by the coding sequence ATGCTTAGTCAAATTATCGATACAAAGTTAGATGAAATTGAAACACTTGAATTACCACCAGCCATTAAAGTAGAGCGTAAGTCGTTAGCTGCTAGTCTTCGTAACAGCAACCGGCAACTAGGGTTAATTGCTGAAGTGAAAAAAGCGTCTCCTTCTAAAGGGATAATAAAAGAAGATTTTCACCCAGTGGACATTGCAAAAGGATATGAAAACGGGGGAGCTGATGCAATATCAGTTCTTACTGATCAAAAATATTTCAAAGGACATCGTGATTATTTAACAGCAATAAAACAAACGGTGAATCTTCCTATTTTACGTAAAGATTTTATTATAAGTGAACTACAAATCGAAGAAAGTGTTCGAATAGGAGCAGATGCCATTTTATTAATTGCCGCAGTATTTGAACCTGAACGTTTAAAAGAATTATACAATCTAGCCTATGAAAAAGGATTAGAATGTTTAGTAGAAGTTCATTCAGAAGAAGAGTTAACTGAATTACTTGTTCATTTCACACCAGAAATCATTGGTGTAAATAATCGAAATTTAAAAACGTTTGAGACATCACTTGAACAAACTGAAATCATTAGTAAGCTAATTCCAGAAGGAAGCTTATTTATAAGTGAGAGTGGGATCCACACACCAGCAGATGCGGCGCAAGTCCAAAAAGCGGGTGCAAATGGCGTATTGGTTGGAGAATCCTTAATGCGAGCAGAGTCGCCAGAAATCGGTATTCGTAACTTACTAGGAGATGACCGGAATGGGACCGCTTCTTAA
- a CDS encoding phosphoribosylanthranilate isomerase has translation MGPLLKYCGNHSLSDFEQSSQSKANYIGAVFVKSKRQVTATQLKQWLSKVDWNPEQKLVGLFVNPAIEELEYVLSEINLDIIQLHGAETVKEVELIKNNLDIPLWKVIHHEDGAWQTMKEYAPYVSAFVVDSKVKGHWGGTGQTFDWNHIPNYIKEGNRLGIPVFIAGGIHPENVAQLVAYQPDGIDVSSGIEQNGQKSLEQMKRLEERIENYE, from the coding sequence ATGGGACCGCTTCTTAAATACTGCGGAAATCATTCTTTATCTGACTTTGAACAGTCTTCTCAGAGTAAAGCGAACTATATAGGTGCTGTATTTGTAAAAAGCAAAAGACAAGTAACCGCAACACAACTTAAACAATGGTTATCAAAGGTGGACTGGAACCCTGAACAAAAGCTAGTTGGTTTATTTGTAAATCCAGCAATCGAAGAACTAGAGTATGTTTTAAGTGAGATTAACCTTGATATCATTCAATTGCATGGTGCTGAAACCGTGAAGGAAGTAGAGCTAATTAAAAATAACCTAGACATTCCACTTTGGAAAGTAATCCATCATGAGGACGGGGCATGGCAAACAATGAAAGAGTATGCCCCATATGTTTCAGCTTTTGTCGTTGATAGTAAAGTAAAAGGTCACTGGGGAGGGACTGGTCAGACTTTTGACTGGAATCACATCCCAAACTATATAAAAGAAGGCAATCGTCTCGGAATTCCCGTATTTATTGCTGGAGGGATTCACCCTGAAAATGTAGCTCAACTAGTTGCTTATCAACCAGATGGAATCGATGTATCAAGTGGAATTGAGCAAAATGGTCAAAAGAGTCTAGAACAGATGAAACGACTAGAAGAAAGGATCGAAAATTATGAGTAG
- the trpB gene encoding tryptophan synthase subunit beta — translation MSSVFPDEKGRFGQFGGKYVPETLMNALEELESALSEAMNDESFIEEYNHHLQVFAGRPTALTYAENMTNELGGAQIYLKREDLVHTGAHKLNNAIGQALLAKRMGKKKIVAETGAGQHGVATATIAARFGLECKVFMGEEDMERQALNVFRMELLGAEVIPAVSGSKTLKDATNEAIRYWVTHADDTFYLIGSVVGPHPYPQMVRDFQRVIGDESKEQMVKEIGRLPEEIIACVGGGSNAIGMFYPFLNDDVRLIGVEAAGKGVTTAEHAATITNGTVGVIHGSLTYLLQDDVGQITEPYSISAGLDYPGVGPEHAYLHSINRVRYEAVTDEQALAALKKLSETEGIIPAIESAHALAKAFERAQQLSSEDVILVCLSGRGDKDVHTLMKHFRGENI, via the coding sequence ATGAGTAGCGTATTTCCAGATGAAAAAGGAAGATTTGGTCAATTTGGAGGCAAATATGTTCCAGAAACATTAATGAATGCCCTTGAAGAGCTTGAGTCAGCTTTATCTGAAGCGATGAACGATGAAAGCTTTATAGAAGAATACAATCACCATTTACAAGTATTTGCTGGTAGACCTACCGCTTTAACATATGCTGAGAACATGACGAACGAGTTAGGTGGAGCTCAAATTTATTTAAAGCGTGAAGATTTAGTGCATACAGGTGCTCATAAATTAAATAATGCGATTGGTCAAGCTCTTCTAGCGAAACGAATGGGTAAAAAGAAGATTGTAGCTGAAACTGGTGCAGGGCAACATGGTGTTGCAACTGCAACGATTGCTGCGCGCTTTGGCCTTGAGTGTAAAGTGTTTATGGGAGAAGAAGACATGGAACGTCAAGCGCTTAATGTATTCCGGATGGAGCTCCTTGGTGCAGAAGTTATCCCTGCTGTATCAGGAAGTAAAACGTTAAAAGATGCTACGAATGAAGCGATTCGTTATTGGGTCACTCATGCAGATGATACATTTTATTTAATTGGATCCGTTGTTGGCCCGCATCCGTATCCACAAATGGTACGTGACTTCCAACGTGTTATTGGCGACGAGTCGAAGGAACAAATGGTAAAAGAAATTGGTCGTCTACCAGAAGAAATTATTGCATGTGTCGGTGGAGGCAGTAATGCGATTGGGATGTTTTATCCGTTCTTAAACGATGACGTTCGATTAATAGGTGTGGAAGCTGCAGGTAAGGGTGTTACAACAGCTGAGCATGCTGCAACCATTACGAATGGAACAGTCGGTGTCATTCATGGTTCATTAACGTATCTTCTCCAAGATGATGTTGGCCAAATTACAGAACCTTATTCTATTTCTGCAGGATTGGATTATCCAGGGGTAGGACCGGAACATGCGTATTTGCACAGCATTAATCGTGTACGATATGAAGCAGTCACTGATGAACAAGCGTTGGCTGCATTAAAGAAGCTATCGGAAACAGAAGGAATTATTCCAGCGATTGAAAGTGCTCATGCGTTGGCAAAAGCATTTGAACGTGCACAGCAACTATCAAGTGAGGATGTTATTTTAGTATGTTTATCTGGTCGCGGCGATAAAGATGTTCATACGTTAATGAAACATTTCCGAGGTGAAAATATATGA